GTAGGTTTCTTTACCATTTTCTTACTCCCAGCAGCTTTACTTGGGGTTGATTTTAAGATAATTGCCATTGTAGCACCGCTTCACCTTTTTGCCCAGTTTTGGTATCATACGGAGTACATTGGCAAGCTGGGTTTTTTAGAGAAAATTATTGTGACGCCTTCACACCATAGAGTACATCATGCCATTAACCCAGTTTACCTAGATAAAAACATGGGACAAATTTTCATCTTCTGGGACTTTATGTTCGGCACTTTCCAAGAGGAATTAGATGATGTGCCACCAGTTTATGGGATTACCAGACAAGTAAATTCTTGGAACCCTATTAAGATTAATTTCCAGCACTTTTGGTTGATGGTAAAAGACGCTGTTAGGGCAGATAGCTGGTGGGATGCTATACGCATTTGGTTTATGCCTACCGGCTGGCGACCAGCCGATGTAGAAGCAAAATACCCTGAACCTAAAATTGAGGATCCTTATAATTTTGAAAAGTATTATCCTGACGTTTCTATGGGTGTTTTAACCTGGTCATGGATTCAGTTTTTTACCACATTCGGGTTCCTGATGTATTTCTTCATGGCTTTAGGGCGTATGGATGTTGGCGAAATGGCCGTGTATGGTTTGTTCATGTTCTTTTCGGTGTATTGTTACACAGAGTTTATGGGGAAGAATCCATTAGCCATTTGGCAGGAATTAGCCAAAAACGGACTTGGCTTATACTTGTTTGTCAAACATGATGGTTGGTTTGGTTTGGAGAGCATAAATGCAGGACTTAACTATGTGGTGATGGCTTATTTTATTGTTGCCACTTTAGTTACGGGCTATTTTGTGCTTACAGAGTTTCGGGAAAAGCCTGATGCTGTGCCGCTAAAATGAAAAAACCTTCCGAGGTTATCGGAAGGTTTAATTTTTGCTTTTTCCATGAATGAT
This sequence is a window from Arcticibacterium luteifluviistationis. Protein-coding genes within it:
- a CDS encoding sterol desaturase family protein — translated: METYAGILLIASPLFFLFVLAERIYGYFAKGDSFKSMDVISSLSSGYTNTLKDVLGIGISLLSYNWMLEHWAFIKIEYTWLNVLIAFMALDLAGYIGHRINHSVNFFWNQHLIHHSSEEFNLACALRQSISSLVGFFTIFLLPAALLGVDFKIIAIVAPLHLFAQFWYHTEYIGKLGFLEKIIVTPSHHRVHHAINPVYLDKNMGQIFIFWDFMFGTFQEELDDVPPVYGITRQVNSWNPIKINFQHFWLMVKDAVRADSWWDAIRIWFMPTGWRPADVEAKYPEPKIEDPYNFEKYYPDVSMGVLTWSWIQFFTTFGFLMYFFMALGRMDVGEMAVYGLFMFFSVYCYTEFMGKNPLAIWQELAKNGLGLYLFVKHDGWFGLESINAGLNYVVMAYFIVATLVTGYFVLTEFREKPDAVPLK